A window of the Rhineura floridana isolate rRhiFlo1 chromosome 13, rRhiFlo1.hap2, whole genome shotgun sequence genome harbors these coding sequences:
- the LOC133369242 gene encoding carbohydrate sulfotransferase 5-like: MVRLRISNTTIALFLVIQTGFLLFLCAQHGSFMSHSEEKLPQVHILILSSWRSGSSFVGQLFSQHPDVFYLMEPAWHVWVTMYQNSAKVLHMAVRDLVRSVFKCDMSVFDAYMPRKRNLSDLFQWAVSRALCTDPACEFFHRTDITSENACKSLCGKYPFSKAEEACKTYSHVVLKEVRIFDLKVLYPLLTDSSLNLKIIHLIRDPRAVVKSREQSAKALARDNGIVLSMNGTKVEDGQYKVLQEICRSHVQIYETATVKPPDFLKDRYLMIRFEDLIRDPSVEITTMYKFAGLHLTNKLENWIYNITHGQAPSRKREAFQITSRDAVNVSQAWRNILSFQKVKRVQEVCKGALNILGYQFVDTEKEQKDLSLDLVLPHRKSQFSWASFSQN; encoded by the coding sequence ATGGTGAGGCTCCGAATTTCCAACACCACCATTGCACTTTTCCTTGTGATTCAGACAGGATTTCTACTGTTTCTGTGTGCTCAACATGGCAGCTTTATGTCTCATTCTGAGGAGAAGCTGCCCCAGGTGCACATCCTCATCCTCTCCTCGTGGAGGTCGGGGTCTTCCTTCGTCGGGCAGCTCTTCAGCCAGCACCCCGATGTCTTCTACTTGATGGAGCCAGCCTGGCACGTGTGGGTAACCATGTACCAAAACAGTGCCAAGGTCTTGCACATGGCGGTGCGGGACCTCGTCCGGTCTGTCTTCAAGTGCGACATGTCTGTCTTTGATGCCTACATGCCACGGAAGAGAAACTTGTCAGATCTTTTCCAGTGGGCAGTGAGTCGGGCGTTATGCACAGATCCTGCTTGTGAATTCTTCCATCGTACTGATATTACTAGTGAAAATGCCTGCAAGAGTCTCTGTGGGAAGTACCCTTTCAGCAAAGCAGAAGAGGCCTGCAAGACCTACAGCCATGTTGTCCTGAAGGAGGTCCGGATCTTTGACCTCAAGGTGCTCTATCCTCTCCTCACTGACTCCTCCCTGAACCTCAAAATCATCCACCTGATACGTGACCCCAGGGCTGTTGTGAAATCCCGGGAACAATCAGCAAAAGCCCTTGCCCGTGACAATGGGATAGTTCTGAGCATGAATGGGACTAAAGTGGAAGATGGCCAGTACAAGGTCTTGCAGGAGATCTGTAGAAGCCATGTTCAGATTTATGAAACAGCAACTGTGAAACCTCCAGATTTTCTAAAAGATCGTTACTTGATGATCCGATTTGAAGATCTCATACGAGATCCCTCAGTGGAAATTACAACAATGTATAAATTTGCAGGGCTTCACTTGACCAACAAACTTGAAAACTGGATCTATAATATCACCCACGGACAAGCGCCAAGTAGGAAGAGGGAGGCCTTCCAAATCACTTCTCGAGACGCAGTGAACGTCTCCCAGGCATGGAGGAACATTCTTTCCTTTCAGAAAGTCAAGAGAGTGCAAGAAGTTTGCAAAGGTGCCCTCAATATACTTGGGTATCAATTTGTAGATACTGAGAAAGAGCAAAAGGATTTATCTTTAGACTTAGTGTTGCCACATCGAAAAAGTCAGTTCAGCTGGGCATCCTTTAGTCAAAACTAG